A stretch of Amycolatopsis balhimycina FH 1894 DNA encodes these proteins:
- a CDS encoding multicopper oxidase family protein: MPAAEEQASGMVSGAALADPPDLNPATPGDQAVELTAVQQEVMISGKKVMAETYNGSLVGPTLHVLPGQRVTLNLVSKLGTSTNLHFHGLHLSPEGNADNIFLSGKPGRTLTYQLDIPANQPPGTYWYHDHDMCPKSGQSMPGMTMPADPANGRCDGTESQIGAGLSGTIIVGDNRESLPPAYRGVTAHTLALKDAQVKEGNSIVYPDGVLEPASATVRLVNGQYQPTLTMAAGETQLWRIANEGYAIAYDLQLDGGSFTIVGQDGNPSAAPAQVNHLLLPPGGRFDVLVTAGAPGSTWLRTLAYSTGPTADNYPDTTLMKVDVQQGDGAGPAGMTASPQIAGPLPGSLPDLSGEPVARSRSVELNDDGGNNFSINGKLFDMQPTFPEPAALGTVEEWTLTNASGQNHPFHIHTAPFQVLSVNGVAQPPADYLDGVTVPYAVDGVAGKVVIRIRFADFTGKWMFHCHITGHEDNGMMGYVNVNAAGGTG; the protein is encoded by the coding sequence GTGCCGGCCGCCGAGGAGCAGGCGTCCGGCATGGTTTCCGGCGCCGCGCTGGCGGATCCGCCCGACCTCAATCCGGCAACCCCCGGCGACCAGGCGGTCGAGCTGACGGCGGTTCAGCAAGAGGTGATGATCTCGGGCAAGAAGGTGATGGCGGAGACCTACAACGGGAGCCTCGTCGGGCCGACGCTGCACGTGCTGCCCGGCCAGCGGGTCACCTTGAACCTGGTCAGCAAGCTGGGCACGTCGACCAACCTGCACTTCCACGGGCTGCACCTGTCCCCGGAGGGGAACGCGGACAACATCTTCCTGTCCGGCAAGCCTGGTCGCACTCTGACCTACCAGCTCGACATTCCCGCGAACCAGCCGCCGGGGACGTACTGGTACCACGACCACGACATGTGCCCCAAGAGCGGCCAGTCGATGCCGGGGATGACGATGCCCGCCGACCCGGCGAACGGCCGTTGCGACGGAACCGAGAGCCAGATCGGGGCCGGGCTGTCGGGAACCATCATCGTCGGGGACAACCGCGAATCGTTGCCGCCCGCCTACCGCGGCGTCACCGCGCACACGTTGGCGCTCAAGGACGCCCAGGTCAAGGAAGGCAATTCGATCGTCTACCCGGACGGGGTCCTCGAGCCCGCATCGGCGACGGTTCGCCTGGTCAACGGTCAATACCAGCCCACGCTGACCATGGCAGCCGGGGAAACCCAGTTGTGGCGGATCGCCAACGAAGGTTACGCCATCGCCTACGACCTCCAGCTCGACGGCGGCAGCTTCACGATCGTCGGCCAGGACGGAAATCCGTCCGCGGCGCCGGCTCAGGTGAACCACCTCCTGTTGCCGCCCGGCGGACGTTTCGACGTCCTGGTGACCGCCGGAGCCCCCGGATCGACCTGGCTGCGAACCCTGGCTTACTCGACCGGGCCGACCGCCGACAACTACCCCGACACGACCCTGATGAAGGTCGATGTCCAACAGGGCGACGGCGCTGGACCGGCGGGCATGACCGCCTCGCCCCAGATCGCCGGGCCGCTTCCCGGATCCCTGCCCGATCTGTCCGGGGAACCCGTCGCCCGGTCTCGCAGCGTGGAACTCAACGACGACGGCGGCAACAACTTCTCCATCAACGGCAAGCTGTTCGACATGCAGCCGACGTTCCCGGAACCGGCCGCCCTCGGCACCGTCGAAGAATGGACGCTCACGAACGCGAGTGGCCAGAACCATCCGTTCCACATCCACACCGCACCGTTCCAGGTCCTCAGCGTGAACGGTGTCGCCCAGCCGCCTGCCGACTACCTGGATGGGGTGACCGTTCCCTACGCGGTCGACGGCGTGGCCGGAAAAGTGGTGATCCGGATCCGCTTCGCGGACTTTACCGGGAAGTGGATGTTCCACTGCCACATCACCGGCCACGAGGACAACGGCATGATGGGCTACGTCAACGTCAACGCCGCAGGCGGCACCGGATAA
- a CDS encoding amidohydrolase family protein: MSARGERRDPARGRRPAVPATAGLPSVGGAGTRGGRVRPRPDRTAVRRSLWRGGRRVTVPCGPAVRFPVEGPGRGLAAAPAAPRRVAGRPAFPVLPAQPARQPVETAVAAAQLVFGDVLATHPGLRVLLVHCGGAVPTVAGRWQRGVDTARPDVAPLAEGPLAALRRVFVDCLAHDPALVDQAVAVFGEDRMVLGSDWPFAMGTDDPRGQVSHRGEEFVRQVASVNAASALASHNGRPDALNGYRQ, translated from the coding sequence GTGAGTGCGCGCGGTGAACGACGGGATCCTGCGCGCGGTCGGCGGCCGGCCGTGCCTGCGACCGCTGGCTTACCTTCCGTTGGAGGAGCCGGAACTCGCGGGGGCCGAGTACGACCGCGTCCGGACCGAACCGCGGTTCGCCGGAGTCTGTGGCGCGGCGGACGGCGCGTCACAGTCCCTTGCGGACCCGCGGTTCGGTTCCCTGTGGAAGGTCCTGGACGCGGACTCGCGGCTGCTCCTGCTGCACCCCGGCGCGTCGCCGGACGACCGGCTTTCCCCGTTCTACCTGCACAACCTGCTCGGCAACCCGTCGAGACGGCAGTTGCGGCCGCGCAGCTCGTCTTCGGCGACGTCCTCGCCACCCATCCGGGATTGCGCGTGCTGCTCGTGCATTGCGGCGGCGCCGTGCCCACGGTCGCGGGGCGCTGGCAGCGCGGCGTCGACACAGCCCGGCCGGACGTCGCGCCGCTGGCCGAGGGCCCCCTTGCCGCGTTGCGACGCGTGTTCGTGGACTGCCTCGCCCACGACCCCGCGCTCGTGGACCAGGCCGTCGCGGTGTTCGGGGAGGACCGCATGGTGCTCGGCAGCGACTGGCCCTTCGCCATGGGCACCGACGACCCGCGCGGTCAAGTCTCCCACCGCGGCGAGGAGTTCGTGCGGCAGGTCGCCTCGGTGAACGCGGCTTCCGCACTGGCATCGCACAACGGACGGCCGGACGCGCTCAACGGATATCGGCAGTGA
- a CDS encoding cupin domain-containing protein produces the protein MLWRDDETGASIALVRFRKGAGIPSRHAHASNQFMFCLKGRYTYVPTGITLTEGAFYWNTKGSEHGPTHADEESVLLEIYDGPHYPTQPDWYEDPADAR, from the coding sequence ATGCTCTGGCGCGACGACGAGACCGGCGCGTCGATCGCGCTCGTCCGGTTCCGGAAGGGCGCGGGCATCCCGTCCCGGCACGCGCACGCGTCGAACCAGTTCATGTTCTGCCTCAAGGGCCGCTACACGTACGTGCCGACCGGCATCACGCTCACCGAGGGCGCCTTCTACTGGAACACCAAGGGATCCGAGCACGGCCCGACGCACGCCGACGAGGAATCCGTGCTGCTCGAGATCTACGACGGCCCACACTACCCCACCCAGCCCGACTGGTACGAAGACCCTGCCGACGCCCGCTGA
- a CDS encoding RidA family protein: protein MRHDRPQCHGGVTGVGDISAQTHQVCQNLEAAVKAAGGTLDDIARVDVYVRNMEDFEDIHAVRRQYFTGAASASTMVEVSKFVNKDYLIEINAIAVLPEDAR, encoded by the coding sequence ATCCGGCATGACCGCCCGCAATGCCACGGCGGCGTCACCGGCGTCGGGGACATCAGCGCCCAGACCCACCAGGTGTGCCAGAACCTCGAAGCCGCGGTCAAGGCCGCCGGCGGCACGCTCGACGACATCGCCCGCGTCGACGTCTACGTCCGCAACATGGAGGACTTCGAAGACATCCACGCCGTGCGCCGGCAGTACTTCACCGGCGCGGCCTCCGCCTCGACCATGGTCGAAGTCTCGAAGTTCGTGAACAAGGACTACCTGATCGAGATCAACGCGATCGCCGTCCTCCCGGAGGACGCGCGATGA